The following are encoded in a window of Narcine bancroftii isolate sNarBan1 chromosome 2, sNarBan1.hap1, whole genome shotgun sequence genomic DNA:
- the napgb gene encoding N-ethylmaleimide-sensitive factor attachment protein, gamma b produces MAQKINEALEHIAEAEKCLKTGFLKWKPDYDSAASEYAKAAIAFKNAKQYDQAKEAYLKEAESHRNNRAFFHAAKAYEQAGMMLKEMQKLPEAVQLIEKASMMFVENGTPDTAAMALDRAGKLIENVNLEKAVDLYQQAASVFENEDRLRQSAELLGKVSRLLVRARRLDEAAISLQKEKNIYKEIENYPTCFKKTIAQVLVHLHRNDYVAADKCVRESYSIPGFNGSEDCIALEQLLEGFDQQDQDQVFAICNSALFKYMDNDYAKLSLCLRVPGGGAKKKSPVQQETGDLAQKQPDGVEEEEEDYSSGLC; encoded by the exons tCTGAAAACAGGCTTTTTAAAATGGAAACCTGATTATGACAGCGCAGCATCTGAATATGCAAAGGCAG CTATTGCATTCAAAAATGCAAAGCAGTATGATCAAGCTAAGGAGGCCTACCTAAAAGAGGCAGAGTCGCATCGGAACAATAGAGC TTTCTTCCATGCTGCTAA AGCTTATGAACAGGCTGGAATGATGCTGAAG GAAATGCAGAAGTTGCCTGAAGCAGTTCAGCTCATTGAGAAAGCCAGCATGATGTTTGTGGAGAATGGAACACCTGACACTGCTGCCATGGCGCTAGACCGTGCTGGAAA ACTGATAGaaaatgttaacttggaaaaagCTGTTGACCTTTACCAACAGGCTGCTTCAGTGTTTGAA AATGAAGACCGTTTGCGTCAGTCTGCTGAGCTGCTAGGAAAAGTTTCAAGGCTGCTTGTCAGAGCTCGGAG GCTTGATGAAGCTGCAATATCTCTTCagaaagaaaagaacatttaTAAGGAAATTGAGAATTATCCGACATGTTTTAAG AAAACCATTGCACAGGTGTTAGTTCACCTCCATAGGAATGACTACGTTGCTGCAGACAAATGTGTTCGTGAAAGTTACAG TATACCTGGATTCAATGGTAGTGAGGATTGCATTGCCTTGGAGCAACTGCTGGAAGGATTTGATCAACAAGATCAGGACCAAGTTTTTGCTATTTGTAATTCTGCACTCTTCAAGTACATGGATAATGAT TATGCCAAACTCTCTCTGTGCTTGAGAGTTCCTGGAGGAGGAGCAAAAAAGAAATCGCCTGTGCAACAAGAAACAGGCGACTTGGCACAAAAGCAGCCTGATGGtgtagaagaggaggaggaggattacTCCTCTGGATTATGCTAA